In Myxococcales bacterium, the following proteins share a genomic window:
- a CDS encoding AgmX/PglI C-terminal domain-containing protein, with the protein MIQVDGDVGGLDQDAVDAVVASASGAVDRCWEQGVARNELVAGTLQLVLGIGRDGRTVHGYVKQSSLGEGEMERCMLDALSKRTFPKPVGGKVGVVRTSLSFELERDVRAPTPWASPKVSEVLSNAANELSACKHGATGAFSATVYVKQVELPPPDAGDGDSGADAADAGPSFVGAAISVGVAAPDEQAWGAVPCLAGVLSRAVYPTPGSWPAKLTFEL; encoded by the coding sequence GTGATTCAGGTGGACGGCGACGTCGGCGGCCTGGACCAGGACGCGGTGGACGCCGTCGTCGCTTCGGCGAGCGGCGCAGTCGACCGCTGCTGGGAGCAGGGCGTCGCGCGAAACGAGCTGGTCGCCGGGACGCTCCAGCTCGTGCTCGGCATCGGCAGGGATGGTCGAACTGTGCATGGCTACGTGAAGCAGAGCTCGCTGGGCGAAGGCGAGATGGAGCGCTGCATGCTCGACGCGCTCTCGAAGCGAACGTTCCCGAAACCCGTCGGAGGCAAGGTCGGCGTCGTGCGCACAAGTCTGTCGTTCGAGCTGGAGAGGGACGTGCGTGCGCCGACGCCATGGGCGAGCCCGAAGGTGAGCGAAGTGCTGAGCAACGCAGCGAACGAGCTCAGCGCATGCAAACACGGTGCGACGGGCGCGTTCAGCGCGACGGTGTACGTCAAACAAGTGGAGCTTCCGCCACCCGACGCGGGGGACGGCGACTCGGGCGCTGACGCCGCCGACGCCGGCCCGAGCTTCGTTGGTGCGGCGATCAGTGTGGGAGTTGCCGCCCCTGACGAGCAGGCGTGGGGCGCGGTCCCATGCCTCGCGGGAGTCCTGTCGCGGGCCGTGTACCCGACGCCGGGAAGCTGGCCGGCAAAGCTGACGTTCGAACTGTAG